From Plectropomus leopardus isolate mb unplaced genomic scaffold, YSFRI_Pleo_2.0 unplaced_scaffold16885, whole genome shotgun sequence, one genomic window encodes:
- the LOC121964717 gene encoding PI-PLC X domain-containing protein 1-like: ETLSSVATWLESHPKEIVILACSHFEGIEDSLHQLFIFSLKKLFGSKLCPCKEAVLTLRSLWASGYQVVLSYESQIAARHQELWPAIPYWWANQRTAQGVIRYLDWNKDLGRP; this comes from the exons GAAACGCTGTCGTCTGTCGCCACCTGGCTGGAGTCTCACCCAAAGGAGATTGTTATTCTTGCTTGCAGCCACTTCGAGGGAATCGAAGACAGCCTCCAtcaattgtttattttctcgCTGAAGAAGCTGTTCGGCTCTAAACTCTGTCCCTGCAAG GAAGCGGTCCTGACCCTGCGGAGTCTGTGGGCGTCCGGTTACCAGGTCGTCCTGTCCTACGAGTCCCAGATCGCAGCGAGACATCAGGAGCTGTGGCCTGCCATCCCTTACTGGTGGGCCAACCAGCGCACGGCACAGGGAGTGATCAGATACCTGGACTGGAACAAAGACCTGGGACGTCCAG